A DNA window from Ictalurus punctatus breed USDA103 chromosome 11, Coco_2.0, whole genome shotgun sequence contains the following coding sequences:
- the hyal1 gene encoding hyaluronidase-1 isoform X2: MGTTAHWTCRLIFLCTFLTCPIVSCPLKLLPESPFFTVWNAPTAKCAAQYGVDLDLSIFDIIHNRNQSFNGSNIIIFYSDKLGFYPHYTDKNESVYGGVPQNFSLHDHLSQAWADLQNMMPDKAFSGLAVVDWERWRPLWERNWNSKEVYQQGSRALVRAKHPDWKPAQIEAKAKEDFEAAAQAFMEQTIKLGRDERPGGLWGFYGFPCCYNYQYKKNETYTGECPTLDMKRNNKLSWLWNVSTALYPDIYLDLSLKGHDRDIVLYAQHRIMEGMRVREQVSPTQPVVIPYARIVYTYSMTFLSQEDLVHTIGESVALGAAGVVLWGDAIYSTNKSTCLAVKNYLDETLGQYLVNVTEAAVLCSKKLCSFNGRCVRRDPGSSAYLHLDPAVWTIIHRARLPDLNTNSPPYVIQMNKEEQYHFTKPFKCQCYPGWGGKRCEQQDPKPGQRK; this comes from the exons ATGGGCACCACTGCACACTGGACATGTCGTCTTATCTTTCTCTGCACTTTTTTAACATGTCCCATCGTGAGCTGTCCACTTAAGCTGTTACCCGAGTCTCCATTCTTCACAGTATGGAATGCTCCTACTGCAAAATGTGCAGCTCAGTATGGCGTTGATCTGGACTTGAGCATTTTTGATATCATCCACAACCGGAACCAGAGCTTTAATGGCAGTAACATCATCATCTTCTACTCAGACAAGCTGGGCTTCTATCCTCACTACACTGACAAAAATGAATCCGTATATGGAGGTGTCCCTCAGAACTTCAGCCTGCATGATCACCTCTCGCAAGCCTGGGCCGATCTGCAAAATATGATGCCAGATAAAGCCTTCAGTGGCCTGGCTGTAGTGGACTGGGAGAGATGGAGACCACTGTGGGAACGCAACTGGAACAGTAAGGAGGTATACCAGCAAGGCTCTAGAGCACTGGTGAGAGCTAAACACCCTGACTGGAAACCAGCGCAGATAGAAGCCAAGGCCAAGGAAGACTTTGAAGCTGCAGCACAGGCCTTCATGGAGCAGACGATAAAGCTCGGACGAGATGAACGACCAGGAGGATTATGGGGTTTCTACGGCTTTCCCTGCTGCTACAACTAccagtacaaaaaaaatgagACCTACACAGGGGAGTGTCCAACGCTAGACATGAAGAGGAACAACAAGTTATCTTGGTTGTGGAATGTAAGCACTGCTCTGTATCCTGATATTTACCTGGATCTGAGCCTCAAGGGTCATGACCGAGACATTGTACTGTATGCCCAACATCGAATTATGGAGGgcatgagagtgagagagcaagtCTCACCTACTCAACCAGTTGTCATCCCTTATGCCCGTATCGTGTATACCTACTCGATGACATTCCTCTCGCAG GAGGATCTGGTTCATACTATTGGAGAGAGTGTCGCATTAGGGGCTGCAGGAGTTGTGCTATGGGGAGATGCGATATACTCCACAAACAAG AGCACATGCCTGGCAGTGAAAAATTATCTGGATGAGACTCTGGGCCAATATTTGGTGAACGTGACCGAAGCAGCGGTTCTCTGCAGCAAGAAACTGTGTTCGTTTAACGGCCGATGTGTGCGGAGAGACCCAGGTTCTTCAGCCTACCTCCATCTTGACCCAGCGGTATGGACCATCATCCACAGAGCTAGGCTTCCTGACCTGAACACCAACAGTCCTCCATATGTAATACAAATGAATAAGGAGGAGCAGTATCATTTTACAAAACCATTTAAGTGCCAGTGTTATCCAGGCTGGGGAGGCAAACGCTGTGAGCAACAGGATCCTAAGCCTGGACAGAGAAAGTAA
- the hyal1 gene encoding hyaluronidase-1 isoform X1 translates to MPGPKVSQQNIECHTPSASLPSSHSASWCHLLTRLQGPPQLLERRENKQKFSKIICSMGTTAHWTCRLIFLCTFLTCPIVSCPLKLLPESPFFTVWNAPTAKCAAQYGVDLDLSIFDIIHNRNQSFNGSNIIIFYSDKLGFYPHYTDKNESVYGGVPQNFSLHDHLSQAWADLQNMMPDKAFSGLAVVDWERWRPLWERNWNSKEVYQQGSRALVRAKHPDWKPAQIEAKAKEDFEAAAQAFMEQTIKLGRDERPGGLWGFYGFPCCYNYQYKKNETYTGECPTLDMKRNNKLSWLWNVSTALYPDIYLDLSLKGHDRDIVLYAQHRIMEGMRVREQVSPTQPVVIPYARIVYTYSMTFLSQEDLVHTIGESVALGAAGVVLWGDAIYSTNKSTCLAVKNYLDETLGQYLVNVTEAAVLCSKKLCSFNGRCVRRDPGSSAYLHLDPAVWTIIHRARLPDLNTNSPPYVIQMNKEEQYHFTKPFKCQCYPGWGGKRCEQQDPKPGQRK, encoded by the exons atgccaggacccaaggtttcccagcagaacattgagTGTCACACTCCCTCCGCCAGCttaccttcttcccatagtgcatcctggtgccatctcttaaCCAG ATTACAGGGCCCTCCACAATTATTGGAACGTCGTGAAAATAAGCAAAAATTTTCAAAGATTATATGCA GTATGGGCACCACTGCACACTGGACATGTCGTCTTATCTTTCTCTGCACTTTTTTAACATGTCCCATCGTGAGCTGTCCACTTAAGCTGTTACCCGAGTCTCCATTCTTCACAGTATGGAATGCTCCTACTGCAAAATGTGCAGCTCAGTATGGCGTTGATCTGGACTTGAGCATTTTTGATATCATCCACAACCGGAACCAGAGCTTTAATGGCAGTAACATCATCATCTTCTACTCAGACAAGCTGGGCTTCTATCCTCACTACACTGACAAAAATGAATCCGTATATGGAGGTGTCCCTCAGAACTTCAGCCTGCATGATCACCTCTCGCAAGCCTGGGCCGATCTGCAAAATATGATGCCAGATAAAGCCTTCAGTGGCCTGGCTGTAGTGGACTGGGAGAGATGGAGACCACTGTGGGAACGCAACTGGAACAGTAAGGAGGTATACCAGCAAGGCTCTAGAGCACTGGTGAGAGCTAAACACCCTGACTGGAAACCAGCGCAGATAGAAGCCAAGGCCAAGGAAGACTTTGAAGCTGCAGCACAGGCCTTCATGGAGCAGACGATAAAGCTCGGACGAGATGAACGACCAGGAGGATTATGGGGTTTCTACGGCTTTCCCTGCTGCTACAACTAccagtacaaaaaaaatgagACCTACACAGGGGAGTGTCCAACGCTAGACATGAAGAGGAACAACAAGTTATCTTGGTTGTGGAATGTAAGCACTGCTCTGTATCCTGATATTTACCTGGATCTGAGCCTCAAGGGTCATGACCGAGACATTGTACTGTATGCCCAACATCGAATTATGGAGGgcatgagagtgagagagcaagtCTCACCTACTCAACCAGTTGTCATCCCTTATGCCCGTATCGTGTATACCTACTCGATGACATTCCTCTCGCAG GAGGATCTGGTTCATACTATTGGAGAGAGTGTCGCATTAGGGGCTGCAGGAGTTGTGCTATGGGGAGATGCGATATACTCCACAAACAAG AGCACATGCCTGGCAGTGAAAAATTATCTGGATGAGACTCTGGGCCAATATTTGGTGAACGTGACCGAAGCAGCGGTTCTCTGCAGCAAGAAACTGTGTTCGTTTAACGGCCGATGTGTGCGGAGAGACCCAGGTTCTTCAGCCTACCTCCATCTTGACCCAGCGGTATGGACCATCATCCACAGAGCTAGGCTTCCTGACCTGAACACCAACAGTCCTCCATATGTAATACAAATGAATAAGGAGGAGCAGTATCATTTTACAAAACCATTTAAGTGCCAGTGTTATCCAGGCTGGGGAGGCAAACGCTGTGAGCAACAGGATCCTAAGCCTGGACAGAGAAAGTAA